The Fervidobacterium pennivorans DNA segment CCTCCAGCTAACGCTTCCCAACAAACTTGTATGTAATTCTCTGGGTCAGGCACGTCCAAGAGCAAAGCATCTACATTTGTTTCGTCAAATCCGAAAACTATATCACGTAGTTTTAACTCAACTCTATCTATAAGTCCCCATTCTGTGAGATTCTGGGTTGCGAGTTTGTAGAAATCTTCCCTTCTTTCGTAGGCATAGACTTTTCCTTCGTTTCCCACAAGCCTTGCCATTGCTGCACACATGGCACCACTACCAACACCGGTATCGATAACTCTACTACCTGGTTTAATGTCCAGTTTCATTACAATATAGCTCGAGTCCTTTGGATAGACAATTTGTGTTTTTCTTTTCATCGAGAATATGTCATCAATGTAAGTGGGTTGTAAAAGGTAGTAGGACTTGTTTGTTTTTCCTATAGTAATTGCGTCCCCGTAGTTTTTTCCAATTATTTTATCAAATTCGACGACACCAAGGTGGGTTCCTTTCTTTTTTCCCGCTTCAACTCTAACAAGGAACTTCGTTCCATCTTCGCCATATAGCAAGACTCTGTCTCCACCCTTTATCAACTCATTCACACCTGCCTTCTTTTTTCAATCACTGTTGTTTATTTTTAATTTTAGCACGGGAGTTCAAAAGTTCAATAACTACTAGTCCAGCGATTAATAGACCAAGAATGTAACCTGATGATTGTACACCTATGACATCTATAAGAATTCCTGTTAAGATGACTGCTACATATATTCCAAGAAGATTCACTGGGTGGAATTTAGGTCTATTTATTTCATTATTCGAATTGTATTCTGATAGAAATCTCACTATTCCTGGCGTTGTATAACCAAAGCGCTTTTGGATTTGGTGACAAACGAGGAAACCAAGCAAGAAAGCAGACGTAGATATCCAACCTATTTTTGAAAATGTGAAAGTCGTTGCATAAATTAAGAGCGCAAGCGCAATATTCACAGGACCAAATAGCTCAAGCTTTTTAGAATAACTTTTGAAAAAAGAGACTAAGACTGTATTTAAAACGTAGCCCAAAACAAAGAAATATAAAGTTTTGGCAGCTTCAAATTCGGCAGATATACCTTTGCGGATGTTTAGCAAATACCATGCATGGAAAGGTAATAGGAATTCTATTTGGTAGAGGAGCACCTTCGCAAGTTCGTCTGATAAGATTTGTTGCGGACTTTTGTTTAGCACCTTCCAAGGAGTCTTCTTTGCCTGGAGTTTATCGTATATTTCCGTTTTTTCACTAATGCTTAGCTTTACTTTGTATTTCTTATCCTCAACTATTAAAAATGCTACAGCAAAGACGGAAAAGAAGAACAAAAGACTGACGTGTGAGACTATTTTGCTATTTGAATCTGTTGTCAAAAGTCTGACGGAGTAACCGTATGACCAAAGAGCACCTAGAACACTCCAGAGCATGGGTTGAATGCTTAGTAACCTTTGGTTAAAATAGTTTTTCCTATCCTCCAGCATTCCAAGTAAGGATAGTGCGTAGATAAACAACGAAAAGTTGAAGGTTATTACAAGAAAAACGAGACTAAATAAATTCTTGTCAACTGTTAACAAGTTTGAGATTGTTGAAAGCAAAAAGGAGGAGATTGTTCCAAACACAAGTATATATGGTGTTCTCCGACCTATAGCTGTTCTTGTCATTTCAAAAAGAAACAGTATTTTGTCTTTTAGGAAAGCAATTATTATAAGTTCCGAATAAAAGCTTCCAAGCAAAATCCATTTGGGAATAGAAGATTTCAACAAGAAGCTGAGCATTATGTAAATGTAGGTAGGTATGAAAAAACCAAGCCCAAAAAAGCCAAATGACAGTACAACAGTGTCCTTAACATCTTCGGACCTCAGTTTCCTTAGGTTATACCTTTCACTATCTTTTGTTGTCATCAACCACTCACCTCCGTGCCGTTAAACTCACGGCACAGCTGTCTTTATTCTTTTCGAAGTTTCATTTGTATCTTTCAACCGTGAATTTGTATATCTCAAAATCATCGTCAAATATTCCTGCTTTGAGTTTAGCTATACGCATTTGTTCTTCAATCGTATCCACACCCTCTATATCTGGCAATAGTAATCCTCTTCTCCATCCTTTTTGGACGATTATTCCATACTTTTTCGGGTCAAGTTCAGCGATGCTTCTCACCGGTTCATATGGGCTAAGAACGTCAACATTAACGATGATGTTATCAAGCTCGTAAGGCTCGACAGGAGGAAACCTTGGGTCACGAGTTGCAGCTGCTATCGCGTTATCACGAATCTCATACGCGAGGTTTTCATGAACAGGCATAAATGTTCCAATACATCCTCTTAATGAGCCATCCAAGTTGTGCAAAGTTACAAAACATCCAGCCTTTCTTTCGAAAAGCTCTTTGGGTAAACCTTCGTATGGTTCTATAATCCTTCTGTACTTGACGTAATTTTCTATCACTTCTATAGCCCATTTTACATAAGGGTGCTCACCCACCATATTAATCCCCCCTCACCACACTAATCTCTCATTTGATGATAATCAGGGCTTCTGTCTTTTCATAAGGTCGATTATCAACTGAACCTCTCCAACACCCATCTTCATTTTCTTGGCGATTTCAACTGGTTCGAAACCGCTGAGATACATGTCGAATATTAATTCTTCTTTCTTGTTCTTTGCATCATCGGTATACTCGTTTTTTTCATACTTCTCATATTCATCGACTATTTCTTCTCTTTTTTCAGGCACGCGCGTTGAGTAGGTTGGTTTGTTTTTGAGAACATATCCTTGGATTAATGCCTTTTCGTCAGCGGAGAGCTCTGTATCAATGTTGGAGAATTTTCCTATGGTCTCCGTTTTACCATTTTCTTTAAAGCTTTCGTTTTTGAGTTTTTGGTTAGCTTCCATTTCACTTGGACTTCCTGTTTTTTGCAATTGGTTTTGCAATTGGACTGCTAAGGCAGCCAATGACACATACTGCTCGTTTAAGTCTTTAATCAAAGCT contains these protein-coding regions:
- a CDS encoding tRNA (adenine-N1)-methyltransferase; protein product: MIKGGDRVLLYGEDGTKFLVRVEAGKKKGTHLGVVEFDKIIGKNYGDAITIGKTNKSYYLLQPTYIDDIFSMKRKTQIVYPKDSSYIVMKLDIKPGSRVIDTGVGSGAMCAAMARLVGNEGKVYAYERREDFYKLATQNLTEWGLIDRVELKLRDIVFGFDETNVDALLLDVPDPENYIQVCWEALAGGGRIGVICPTVNQVSMVLEKMYELPFIDVEVWESLMRQFKPYPNRLRPVDRMVAHTTYMIFARKVNAFVKIKEESSKEQMKETEPIIQIENTNENAEI
- the amrA gene encoding AmmeMemoRadiSam system protein A yields the protein MVGEHPYVKWAIEVIENYVKYRRIIEPYEGLPKELFERKAGCFVTLHNLDGSLRGCIGTFMPVHENLAYEIRDNAIAAATRDPRFPPVEPYELDNIIVNVDVLSPYEPVRSIAELDPKKYGIIVQKGWRRGLLLPDIEGVDTIEEQMRIAKLKAGIFDDDFEIYKFTVERYK
- a CDS encoding DUF6115 domain-containing protein, which produces MSAFHWFVVLASISSLVFAWATYILESFKKRTEKTAIDEEEEKLVELIGKVRIFVDSKLEQLDRKMEEAKALIKDLNEQYVSLAALAVQLQNQLQKTGSPSEMEANQKLKNESFKENGKTETIGKFSNIDTELSADEKALIQGYVLKNKPTYSTRVPEKREEIVDEYEKYEKNEYTDDAKNKKEELIFDMYLSGFEPVEIAKKMKMGVGEVQLIIDLMKRQKP